The Dyella caseinilytica genome has a window encoding:
- a CDS encoding pilus assembly protein PilM, protein MGLFTPKKPPLVGVDISSTAVKLLQLSQTGGRYRVEHYAIEPLPPNAVVEKNIVEVEAVGEAVRRALARSGTKIKHAAAAVAGSAVITRIVPMAAELSDEDLEGQIQVEANQYIPYPIDEVSLDFEVLGPVRDNPEMNNVLLAASRTENVDMRVAALDLGGLTAQVIDVEAFALENAFTLISDQLNVGRDALVAVVDIGATMTTLSVLKNQRTIYSREQVFGGKQLTDEIMRRYGLSYEEAGRAKRKGGLPESYETEALQPFKESLVQQISRLLQFFYAGSEYSKVDQVVLAGGCASIEGINSMLEEQLGLPCIVANPLARMSLSSRVQAQSLTQDAPALMIAVGLAMRSFD, encoded by the coding sequence GTGGGGCTCTTTACACCCAAGAAGCCGCCACTTGTTGGTGTCGACATCAGTTCGACGGCCGTCAAGTTGCTGCAGCTCAGTCAGACCGGAGGCCGCTATCGCGTAGAGCACTACGCGATCGAGCCGCTGCCCCCTAATGCCGTCGTCGAGAAAAATATCGTCGAGGTCGAGGCCGTCGGCGAGGCTGTGCGTCGAGCGCTGGCGCGCTCAGGAACCAAGATCAAGCATGCCGCTGCCGCGGTGGCTGGTTCGGCGGTGATTACGCGCATCGTGCCGATGGCCGCCGAGCTGTCGGATGAAGATCTGGAAGGCCAGATCCAGGTCGAGGCCAATCAGTACATTCCGTACCCGATCGACGAAGTCAGTCTCGATTTCGAGGTGCTTGGCCCGGTACGCGACAACCCCGAAATGAATAACGTGCTGCTCGCGGCATCGCGCACGGAAAATGTCGATATGCGCGTTGCCGCGCTCGACCTCGGTGGTTTGACAGCTCAGGTGATCGACGTCGAAGCCTTCGCGCTGGAGAATGCCTTTACGCTGATCTCCGATCAGTTGAACGTGGGGCGTGATGCGCTGGTGGCGGTCGTCGACATCGGCGCGACCATGACCACGCTTTCGGTGCTTAAGAACCAGCGCACTATCTATTCGCGCGAACAGGTCTTCGGCGGCAAGCAGTTGACCGACGAGATCATGCGCCGCTACGGACTCTCTTACGAGGAAGCCGGCCGTGCCAAGCGCAAGGGTGGATTGCCGGAATCCTACGAAACCGAGGCATTGCAGCCGTTCAAGGAGTCGCTGGTACAGCAGATCAGCCGCCTGCTGCAGTTCTTCTACGCAGGCAGTGAATACAGCAAGGTTGACCAGGTCGTGCTGGCTGGCGGATGCGCATCGATCGAAGGCATCAACAGCATGCTGGAAGAGCAGCTTGGCTTGCCTTGCATCGTCGCCAATCCGCTCGCCCGCATGTCCCTGTCCAGCCGGGTGCAGGCCCAGTCGCTGACACAGGACGCGCCAGCGCTGATGATCGCGGTCGGACTCGCCATGAGGAGTTTCGACTGA
- a CDS encoding RidA family protein, producing the protein MPRTIIATDKAPAAIGPYSQAVRAGNTVYFSGQIPLDPATGALIEGDISAQTRRVFDNLVAVAEAAGGSLSQIVRVGIYVTDLANFAAVNAVMGEYFQQPYPARSTIEVSGLPKGAQVEVDAIMALD; encoded by the coding sequence ATGCCCCGCACCATCATTGCTACCGACAAAGCCCCTGCCGCCATCGGCCCTTATTCGCAGGCCGTGCGTGCCGGCAATACCGTGTATTTCTCCGGCCAGATTCCGCTTGATCCCGCCACCGGCGCGTTGATCGAAGGCGATATCAGCGCGCAGACGCGCCGTGTGTTCGACAACTTGGTGGCCGTGGCGGAAGCGGCGGGTGGTTCGCTATCGCAGATCGTGCGCGTGGGCATCTATGTGACGGATCTGGCGAACTTTGCGGCCGTCAACGCCGTGATGGGCGAGTACTTTCAGCAGCCTTATCCGGCGCGTTCCACCATCGAGGTTTCCGGCTTGCCGAAGGGCGCGCAGGTCGAAGTCGATGCAATCATGGCGCTGGACTGA
- a CDS encoding nucleoside hydrolase, whose amino-acid sequence MSKPQLLIDTDPGVDDALAILMAHAHADVLGLSIAAGNVGLSHTVRNARTLVDLAGASTPVFAGCPTPLVRLPEEDAAFVHGRDGLGDVGFPEPAACVEGEHAALALLRLTRERPGELTLVALAPLTNLALALKLDPTLPQRVKRLVVMGGAVTGHGNTGRVPAEFNVGFDPEAAHIVFEGFPDFDLVDWELTLRHAFDEAEFDEWLAEGDRRAAFFGRVFQVARETNRRGGRRGIIAADALAMAVAIDPSVVVRGEQRHVGVELDGRLTRGATVVDWGNRLKLPARANVVLELDQAKFAAMVRQALGVKTPA is encoded by the coding sequence ATGAGCAAGCCGCAACTCCTGATCGACACCGACCCCGGCGTGGATGACGCGCTGGCGATTCTGATGGCGCACGCACACGCGGATGTGCTGGGTTTGAGCATTGCCGCGGGCAATGTAGGTCTGTCGCACACCGTGCGTAACGCGCGCACGCTGGTGGATCTGGCGGGTGCTTCGACACCTGTGTTTGCCGGCTGCCCGACACCGTTGGTGCGGTTGCCGGAGGAAGACGCCGCGTTTGTGCATGGCAGGGACGGATTAGGCGATGTCGGTTTTCCGGAGCCCGCAGCGTGCGTGGAAGGCGAACATGCAGCGCTTGCCTTGTTGCGGCTCACGCGCGAGCGTCCCGGCGAGTTGACGCTGGTGGCGCTGGCGCCGCTGACCAATCTGGCGCTCGCACTGAAGTTGGATCCCACGTTGCCGCAGCGCGTGAAGCGCCTTGTGGTGATGGGTGGTGCGGTGACAGGGCATGGCAACACCGGCCGTGTGCCGGCCGAGTTCAATGTCGGCTTCGATCCGGAAGCGGCGCATATCGTGTTCGAGGGCTTTCCGGACTTTGACTTGGTCGACTGGGAGCTTACGTTGCGTCACGCGTTCGACGAGGCAGAGTTTGACGAGTGGCTGGCCGAAGGCGATCGCCGGGCGGCTTTCTTCGGCAGGGTGTTCCAGGTGGCACGGGAGACCAATCGCCGCGGCGGCCGGCGTGGCATCATCGCGGCCGATGCGCTGGCCATGGCGGTGGCCATCGACCCTTCCGTGGTGGTGCGCGGCGAGCAGCGCCATGTCGGCGTGGAACTTGACGGCCGTTTGACCCGTGGTGCGACCGTGGTGGACTGGGGCAATCGCTTGAAACTGCCGGCCCGGGCCAACGTGGTTCTGGAGCTGGATCAGGCCAAGTTTGCCGCGATGGTGCGGCAGGCACTCGGGGTCAAGACGCCGGCGTAA
- a CDS encoding type B 50S ribosomal protein L31: MKPDIHPNYRQVVFQDLSSEFAFLTRSTIATKETIKWEDGNEYPLIKVDISSHSHPFYTGKQKTLDVGGRVDKFRRRYAQK; this comes from the coding sequence ATGAAGCCCGATATCCATCCGAATTACCGCCAGGTGGTGTTTCAGGACCTGTCGTCTGAGTTCGCGTTCCTGACGCGTTCGACGATTGCGACCAAGGAAACCATCAAGTGGGAAGACGGCAACGAGTACCCGCTGATCAAGGTGGATATCTCCAGCCATTCGCACCCGTTCTACACAGGCAAGCAGAAGACCCTCGACGTGGGCGGACGCGTGGACAAGTTCCGCCGCCGTTACGCGCAGAAGTAA
- a CDS encoding type 4a pilus biogenesis protein PilO translates to MKLLDDLRSLDRNNIGGWPMSVKTFFTVLLFVVIIFLGWYSFISDQQNSLQSLAGKEEALKKEFSDKQAKSVNLEALQQQLDEMKDMLRQLLRQLPSRTEMPELLVDVSQTALSAGLQQELFQPGTEVPKDFYAEKPIQLKMIGTYHQFGAFISGVASLPRVVILTMHDVSLTPLNSPGKGAEPGPNQLLVLQGTVKTYRYLDDSETGDTASKAKGKKAGGRK, encoded by the coding sequence ATGAAACTCCTCGACGATTTGCGCAGTCTGGACCGCAACAACATCGGCGGCTGGCCGATGTCGGTCAAGACGTTCTTTACGGTGTTGTTGTTCGTGGTGATCATCTTTCTCGGCTGGTACAGCTTTATCAGCGATCAGCAAAACAGCTTGCAGAGTCTTGCCGGGAAAGAGGAGGCGCTCAAGAAGGAGTTCTCCGACAAGCAGGCCAAATCGGTCAATCTGGAAGCGCTGCAACAGCAGCTCGACGAGATGAAGGACATGCTGCGCCAATTGCTGCGCCAGTTGCCAAGCAGGACCGAAATGCCTGAGCTGTTGGTGGATGTTTCGCAAACGGCTTTGTCAGCTGGTTTGCAACAGGAGCTGTTCCAGCCGGGTACGGAAGTACCGAAGGACTTCTACGCCGAGAAGCCGATCCAGCTGAAGATGATCGGTACTTACCATCAGTTTGGTGCATTCATCAGCGGCGTGGCTTCGCTGCCGCGTGTGGTGATTCTGACCATGCACGATGTTTCGCTGACTCCCCTTAATTCACCTGGCAAGGGCGCAGAGCCCGGTCCCAACCAGTTACTGGTATTGCAGGGCACGGTGAAGACTTATCGCTATCTGGATGATTCCGAAACGGGCGATACAGCAAGCAAGGCCAAGGGTAAGAAGGCTGGGGGGCGGAAATGA
- a CDS encoding penicillin-binding protein 1A yields the protein MTRILKALLRWFLILGFSGLLLIAAAAGVAYWLVAPRLPSVAVLKDYHMQVPLRVLSADGKLIATFGETRRIPVSIDQVPDMLKHAVLSAEDADFYTHPGVDWRGVVRAGFHVLASGGNKTQGGSTITQQVARNFFLSPEKLYSRKLIEMFIALRMEGELTKDQILELYLNKMFLGHRSYGIAAAAEYYYGERLDQLTVAQCAAIASTFQLPSAVNPLTNTSRLIARRNWVLGQMLEHKYINQAQYQEAINAPDDAAPHEQPIQVEAPYLAEMARLQALDRLGNDALTEGYVVKTTILSTRQLAAVAAVRDGLSIYDHRHGWRGPEAHQELPPNATDADYGNALSSYTDLAGLTPGLVIASDATEASVYLPNKQTIKLSLSAMDWAHPYINETRVGAAPKAVSEVLKPGDIIRVIQDDKGNWLLTQIPKAQAALVSLDPENGAIQSLVGGFNFQRSKFNRAVMAARQPGSSFKPFIYSAAFERGFNAASIVNDAPLALPDPSQPNGLWTPSNDDNKFAGPIRLREALIESKNLVSVRLLDAIGVRYTRDYVTRFGFPLDALPSNLSMALGTASVSPLSMARGYAVFANGGYLVTPYFISEIDDRDGKPVYVANPARACANCQARLLENSPPAPPPASMLTNGVAAASTNAPAPASSVAMAGETTLPADAHNGEAAPVLAPHVIDIRNDYLITSLMKDVIASPMGTGYAAKTLNRPDLAGKTGSTNDHRDAWFVGFNGDLSTAVWVGFDDFGSLGKGEFGAKAALPIWIDYMGDALKGLPESSLPMPPGITTVQINRESGLPSDQGDPDAMSEIFKVEDVDRLHNQAMQQQQQSQDQQQANDIF from the coding sequence ATGACGCGAATTCTGAAAGCCCTGTTGCGCTGGTTCCTGATCCTGGGCTTCAGCGGGCTCCTGCTGATTGCCGCTGCTGCCGGCGTGGCCTATTGGCTGGTAGCACCCCGCCTCCCCTCGGTGGCCGTTCTCAAGGATTACCACATGCAGGTGCCTCTGCGGGTCCTGAGCGCAGACGGCAAGCTGATCGCCACCTTCGGCGAGACGCGCCGCATCCCGGTCTCCATCGACCAAGTGCCGGACATGCTCAAGCATGCCGTGCTTTCGGCCGAAGATGCAGACTTTTACACCCATCCCGGTGTCGACTGGCGCGGCGTCGTGCGCGCGGGCTTCCACGTGCTGGCTTCGGGTGGCAACAAGACTCAGGGTGGCTCGACCATTACCCAGCAGGTCGCCCGCAACTTCTTCTTGAGCCCTGAAAAACTCTACTCGCGCAAGCTGATCGAGATGTTCATCGCCCTGCGCATGGAGGGTGAGCTCACCAAGGACCAGATCCTTGAGCTTTACCTCAACAAGATGTTCCTGGGACATCGCTCGTACGGCATCGCCGCGGCGGCCGAGTACTACTACGGCGAGCGTCTGGACCAGTTGACGGTCGCGCAATGCGCGGCTATTGCCTCCACCTTCCAGCTCCCCTCAGCAGTCAACCCGCTCACCAATACCTCGCGTCTGATCGCCCGCCGCAACTGGGTGCTCGGGCAAATGCTGGAGCACAAGTACATCAATCAGGCGCAATACCAGGAGGCGATCAATGCTCCTGACGACGCCGCCCCGCACGAACAACCGATCCAGGTAGAAGCTCCTTACCTGGCCGAAATGGCCCGCCTGCAGGCATTGGACCGCCTCGGCAACGACGCCCTGACCGAAGGCTATGTGGTCAAGACCACCATCCTGAGCACCCGACAGCTAGCCGCTGTCGCGGCGGTGCGTGATGGCCTGTCCATCTACGATCACCGCCACGGCTGGCGCGGCCCCGAGGCGCATCAAGAGCTTCCGCCGAATGCCACCGATGCCGATTACGGCAACGCACTGTCCAGCTACACGGATCTCGCAGGACTCACCCCGGGCCTGGTGATTGCCTCCGACGCAACCGAAGCCTCCGTCTATCTGCCGAACAAGCAGACGATCAAGCTCAGCTTGAGCGCGATGGATTGGGCTCACCCGTACATCAACGAAACCCGCGTCGGTGCCGCTCCCAAGGCTGTCAGCGAAGTACTCAAGCCTGGCGACATCATCCGCGTGATTCAGGACGATAAGGGCAACTGGCTGCTCACCCAGATTCCGAAAGCCCAGGCGGCCCTGGTGTCGCTTGATCCCGAGAATGGTGCCATCCAATCACTGGTCGGCGGCTTCAACTTCCAGCGCAGCAAGTTCAATCGCGCGGTCATGGCTGCACGCCAGCCGGGCTCCAGCTTCAAGCCGTTCATCTACTCCGCAGCATTCGAACGGGGCTTTAATGCAGCCTCGATCGTCAACGACGCACCACTGGCCCTGCCCGACCCCTCTCAGCCGAACGGGCTGTGGACACCATCGAACGACGACAACAAGTTCGCTGGCCCGATCCGCCTGCGTGAAGCGCTGATCGAATCGAAGAATCTGGTCTCAGTGCGCCTGCTCGATGCAATCGGCGTGCGTTACACCAGGGATTACGTCACCCGCTTCGGCTTCCCGCTTGACGCCCTGCCGAGCAATCTATCGATGGCGCTCGGTACCGCCTCCGTGTCACCGCTGAGCATGGCGCGCGGCTATGCCGTGTTTGCCAACGGCGGTTATCTCGTTACGCCTTATTTCATCAGCGAGATCGATGACCGCGACGGCAAGCCCGTGTATGTCGCCAATCCGGCGCGCGCCTGCGCCAACTGCCAGGCGCGCTTGCTGGAAAACAGCCCGCCTGCGCCACCACCGGCAAGCATGCTGACCAATGGCGTCGCAGCAGCCTCGACCAACGCTCCGGCTCCGGCCAGCAGTGTTGCCATGGCGGGTGAAACCACGCTGCCCGCCGATGCACATAACGGCGAGGCCGCTCCGGTACTGGCACCGCACGTGATCGATATCCGCAACGATTATCTGATCACCTCCCTGATGAAGGACGTCATCGCGTCGCCGATGGGCACCGGCTACGCCGCCAAGACGCTCAATCGCCCAGACCTTGCCGGCAAGACCGGTTCGACCAACGATCACCGCGACGCCTGGTTCGTCGGCTTCAACGGCGACCTCTCGACCGCCGTGTGGGTGGGCTTCGACGACTTCGGCTCCTTGGGCAAGGGCGAATTCGGCGCCAAGGCAGCCCTGCCGATCTGGATCGACTACATGGGCGACGCCCTCAAGGGGCTCCCCGAAAGCAGCCTGCCGATGCCGCCTGGCATCACCACGGTGCAGATCAACCGTGAGAGCGGCCTCCCCTCCGATCAGGGTGATCCGGATGCCATGTCAGAGATCTTCAAGGTCGAAGACGTGGACCGCCTGCACAACCAGGCCATGCAGCAACAGCAGCAAAGCCAGGATCAGCAGCAGGCCAACGACATCTTCTAG
- the recG gene encoding ATP-dependent DNA helicase RecG, protein MAATKPQLMTETMADPGKLPVSRLSGVGPALVETLARLGLHTVQDLWFHLPLRYEDRTHLLSLSDLRPGMRVQVIGTVEAVEKTQRYRPQLKVAIGDGVMQTLLLRFFHFNRAQAEQFRVGIRLLCFGEVRQGSSGLEMVHPQYRRLDETAEVVLDECLTPVYPTTEGLGQKRLAGVIAKALLLLPAEAELELIPPSLCAEHGLTSLHEALLYVHRPPADARVDQLMQGRHPAQQRLAFEELLTQHMSLKRLRAAVRERRAPVLGKQGKLQKRWLTSLPFKLTAAQQRVIKEVAADTSQPCPMLRLVQGDVGSGKTAVACAAAMSAVEAGYQVALMAPTELLAEQHLRNFRHWLEPLGIAVEWLAGKQQGKARQKAMERVAEGAPIVIGTHALMQEGVAFSRLGLVIVDEQHRFGVQQRLALRDKGLEGELVPHQLVLTATPIPRTLAMSAYADLDVSAIDELPPGRTPVQTIAISNARRAEVVERIHAACMEGRQVYWVCTLIEESEQLRAQAAEAAHTELTHALTDCKVGLIHGRMKPKEKQVVMDAFKAGELAVLVATTVIEVGVDVPNASLMVIENSERLGLAQLHQLRGRVGRGAVASNCVLLYQPPLGQLARERLQVMRETNDGFRIAEKDLELRGPGEVLGTRQTGQLSFRMADLSRDAHLLPAVQHVGEQMLAQHAERAGRLIERWIGGASRYANA, encoded by the coding sequence ATGGCTGCGACCAAACCCCAGCTGATGACAGAAACCATGGCCGATCCCGGCAAGCTGCCAGTGTCCAGGCTCAGCGGGGTAGGACCTGCTTTGGTCGAAACTTTGGCCCGTCTGGGGCTGCACACCGTGCAGGACCTCTGGTTTCATCTGCCACTGAGGTATGAAGACCGTACGCATCTCCTTTCCCTGAGTGACTTGCGCCCCGGCATGCGCGTGCAGGTCATTGGCACGGTGGAGGCGGTTGAGAAGACCCAGCGCTATCGCCCGCAGTTGAAAGTGGCGATCGGCGACGGCGTGATGCAGACCTTGCTGCTGCGCTTCTTTCACTTCAATCGCGCACAAGCCGAGCAGTTCCGGGTTGGCATCCGCTTGCTGTGTTTTGGCGAGGTACGGCAAGGTTCGTCCGGCCTGGAAATGGTGCATCCCCAGTACCGGCGTCTGGATGAGACTGCGGAAGTGGTTCTGGATGAATGCCTCACGCCGGTCTATCCCACCACGGAAGGTCTTGGACAAAAGCGTCTGGCCGGTGTGATTGCCAAGGCCCTGCTACTGCTGCCCGCAGAGGCCGAGTTGGAGCTGATCCCGCCATCGTTGTGCGCGGAGCATGGGCTCACCTCCTTGCACGAAGCCTTGCTGTATGTGCATCGTCCGCCGGCCGATGCGCGCGTGGATCAGCTTATGCAGGGGCGGCATCCCGCACAGCAGCGCCTTGCTTTCGAGGAGTTGCTTACTCAACACATGAGCCTGAAGCGGTTGCGCGCAGCTGTGCGCGAACGTCGCGCGCCGGTCCTGGGCAAGCAGGGTAAGTTGCAAAAGCGTTGGCTCACGTCCTTGCCCTTCAAGCTCACCGCTGCGCAGCAGCGCGTGATCAAGGAAGTGGCTGCGGATACGTCCCAACCATGTCCCATGCTTCGCCTGGTGCAAGGCGATGTCGGATCGGGCAAGACCGCGGTAGCGTGCGCGGCCGCCATGTCGGCTGTGGAAGCTGGCTATCAGGTGGCATTGATGGCGCCAACGGAACTACTGGCAGAACAGCATCTGCGCAATTTCCGCCATTGGCTGGAACCACTGGGCATCGCTGTCGAATGGCTGGCCGGTAAACAACAAGGCAAAGCGCGTCAAAAAGCCATGGAGCGTGTGGCCGAGGGTGCGCCGATTGTGATCGGTACACACGCCTTGATGCAGGAGGGTGTGGCGTTCTCGCGTCTTGGCCTGGTGATTGTCGACGAGCAACACCGCTTCGGCGTGCAGCAACGGCTTGCTTTGCGCGACAAAGGATTGGAGGGGGAGTTGGTGCCGCATCAACTGGTGCTGACCGCAACGCCCATTCCACGCACGCTGGCGATGAGCGCCTACGCTGACCTGGACGTTTCCGCGATCGACGAATTGCCGCCCGGACGCACGCCTGTCCAAACGATTGCCATTTCCAATGCGCGGCGTGCGGAAGTCGTTGAACGCATTCATGCCGCTTGTATGGAAGGACGTCAGGTTTATTGGGTGTGCACGTTGATTGAAGAATCGGAGCAACTGCGCGCGCAGGCTGCCGAAGCGGCGCATACCGAACTCACGCACGCCTTGACCGATTGCAAGGTTGGTCTGATCCATGGCCGCATGAAGCCCAAGGAAAAGCAGGTGGTGATGGATGCGTTCAAGGCGGGCGAACTGGCCGTGCTGGTAGCCACCACGGTGATTGAGGTGGGTGTGGACGTGCCCAATGCCAGCTTGATGGTGATCGAAAACAGCGAACGCCTGGGGCTTGCTCAATTGCATCAGTTACGCGGCCGGGTTGGGCGCGGCGCTGTCGCGTCGAATTGTGTACTGCTCTATCAGCCGCCGTTGGGTCAACTGGCGCGTGAGCGCCTGCAAGTCATGCGTGAAACCAATGATGGATTTCGCATCGCGGAAAAGGATCTGGAACTACGCGGACCCGGCGAAGTGCTTGGTACGCGCCAGACCGGGCAGCTTAGTTTTCGTATGGCCGATCTCTCACGCGACGCGCATTTGCTGCCGGCCGTGCAGCATGTCGGCGAACAGATGCTGGCGCAGCATGCTGAACGGGCAGGGCGTTTGATTGAACGCTGGATCGGTGGAGCGTCGCGATACGCCAATGCGTGA
- a CDS encoding pilus assembly protein PilP — protein MKPVLLAKVLLLLGTALMLAGCTRGMSDLRDWVAQEKAKRGAPIPPLPVIKTFESFTYNDQDKRDPFSPSPDELNQNNGPRPDEGRAREPLEAYSLDSLRMVGTIGMGATMEALIKDPGGVIHRVHKNEYMGQNYGRITAVSSDHIDLVELVSNGNGGWMERPASIALVAK, from the coding sequence ATGAAACCTGTTCTTCTGGCCAAGGTCTTGTTGCTGCTTGGCACGGCGCTGATGCTCGCAGGTTGTACGCGCGGGATGTCGGATCTGCGCGACTGGGTCGCGCAGGAAAAGGCCAAGCGCGGCGCACCCATCCCGCCGCTGCCGGTGATCAAGACCTTCGAGTCGTTCACTTACAACGATCAGGACAAGCGGGACCCCTTCAGTCCCAGTCCTGACGAACTTAACCAGAACAATGGACCCCGGCCGGATGAAGGGCGTGCCAGAGAGCCTTTGGAAGCCTACTCGCTGGATAGCTTGAGGATGGTTGGCACGATCGGCATGGGTGCCACCATGGAAGCTCTGATCAAAGATCCAGGCGGCGTGATCCATCGCGTGCACAAGAACGAATACATGGGCCAGAACTATGGGCGCATCACTGCCGTCAGCAGCGATCACATCGATCTGGTCGAATTGGTTTCCAACGGCAATGGCGGCTGGATGGAACGTCCGGCCAGCATCGCGCTTGTCGCGAAATAG
- a CDS encoding citrate synthase produces the protein MSDSKSVKLVDESNGRSSELPLLTGTIGPACIDIAPLYKDTGHFTYDPGYGSTASTKSAITYIDGDQGVLMYRGYPIEQLAEKSSFLEVAYLLLNGELPNKSQFSTFENDITHHTMMHESHKNFFQGFHHDAHPMAMLAASVASLSAFYHDDLDVDNAEDRKLAAIRLIAKMPTIAAACYRYSIGWPFRYPRNNLEYVDRFLHMMFEVPSEPLQMSPVATKALDLLFILHADHEQNASTSTVRLVGSTGANPYASIAAGITALWGPAHGGANEAVLKMLEEIGTADKVETAVKRAKDKNDNFRLMGFGHRVYKNFDPRAKIIREMCHKVLDELGVNDPLLDVAMKLEEAALKDDYFVERKLYPNVDFYSGIIYKALGIPTEMFTVMFAIARTAGWIAHWIEQHETPGSRIGRPRQLYVGSDKRDYVAKDKR, from the coding sequence GTGTCCGATTCAAAATCCGTCAAGCTGGTAGATGAGTCCAACGGCCGTAGCAGCGAACTTCCGTTGCTGACCGGTACGATTGGTCCGGCCTGCATCGACATTGCCCCGCTGTACAAGGACACAGGGCACTTCACCTACGACCCGGGCTATGGCAGTACTGCCAGCACCAAGAGCGCCATCACCTACATCGATGGCGATCAGGGCGTGCTGATGTACCGCGGCTACCCGATCGAGCAGCTTGCCGAGAAGTCGAGCTTCCTCGAAGTGGCGTACTTGCTGTTGAACGGTGAGCTGCCGAACAAGAGCCAGTTCTCTACGTTCGAAAACGACATCACGCATCACACGATGATGCATGAGTCGCACAAGAACTTCTTCCAGGGCTTCCATCACGACGCGCATCCGATGGCCATGCTGGCCGCGTCGGTGGCGTCGCTGTCGGCCTTCTATCATGACGATCTGGATGTCGATAACGCGGAAGACCGCAAGCTGGCCGCGATTCGCCTGATCGCCAAGATGCCGACCATCGCTGCCGCCTGCTACCGTTATTCGATTGGTTGGCCGTTCCGTTATCCGCGCAATAACCTCGAATACGTTGATCGCTTCCTGCACATGATGTTCGAAGTGCCGAGCGAGCCGCTGCAGATGAGTCCGGTGGCTACCAAGGCGCTGGATCTGCTGTTTATCCTGCACGCAGATCACGAGCAGAACGCTTCCACCTCGACGGTGCGTCTGGTGGGTTCCACCGGTGCCAACCCGTATGCGTCGATCGCCGCCGGCATCACTGCGCTGTGGGGTCCGGCACACGGCGGCGCCAACGAAGCCGTGTTGAAGATGCTGGAAGAGATTGGCACGGCGGACAAGGTGGAAACTGCCGTCAAGCGTGCCAAGGACAAGAACGACAACTTCCGCCTGATGGGCTTCGGCCACCGCGTGTACAAGAACTTCGACCCGCGTGCGAAGATCATCCGCGAGATGTGCCACAAGGTGTTGGACGAGCTGGGCGTCAACGACCCGTTGCTCGATGTGGCCATGAAGCTGGAAGAAGCGGCACTGAAGGACGACTATTTCGTCGAGCGCAAGCTGTACCCGAACGTCGACTTCTATTCCGGCATCATCTACAAGGCCCTGGGCATCCCGACCGAGATGTTCACCGTGATGTTTGCCATCGCACGCACGGCCGGCTGGATTGCGCACTGGATCGAGCAGCACGAAACGCCAGGTTCGCGTATCGGTCGTCCGCGTCAGCTGTATGTCGGTTCCGACAAGCGCGACTACGTGGCGAAAGACAAGCGCTGA
- a CDS encoding PilN domain-containing protein — protein sequence MARINLLPWRAERRKQRQREFFMQLGAAAVAGIGVLMLWGFWMGMRIDNQNERNAYLQDQIKQVDVRLDKIKDLEKVRSQLLARKQIIEQLQANRSQMVHLFDELVKTVPGSVRLTSIKQAGDQMVLDGVAQSNASVAEYMRNIEISPWMGQTDLSKTENSHDASRMPYSFGLTVSLQKPKDDGTDQGNAAPASSSSSAGVAAPIVPAATALKPVMTPSATAKAPAQSGAAPVKGGAK from the coding sequence ATGGCACGCATCAACCTACTTCCGTGGCGCGCCGAGCGCCGCAAGCAGCGGCAGCGCGAGTTCTTCATGCAACTCGGTGCCGCAGCCGTGGCTGGCATTGGCGTTCTGATGCTGTGGGGCTTTTGGATGGGTATGCGCATCGACAACCAGAACGAGCGCAATGCCTACTTGCAGGACCAGATCAAGCAGGTGGATGTGCGCCTGGACAAGATCAAGGATCTGGAAAAGGTGCGCTCGCAGTTGCTGGCGCGCAAGCAGATCATCGAACAGCTGCAGGCCAATCGCTCGCAGATGGTGCACTTGTTCGACGAACTGGTGAAGACGGTTCCGGGCAGCGTACGTTTGACCTCGATCAAGCAGGCCGGTGATCAGATGGTGCTCGACGGCGTCGCGCAATCAAACGCGAGCGTTGCCGAATACATGCGCAATATCGAGATCTCTCCCTGGATGGGGCAGACCGATCTGAGCAAGACCGAGAACAGCCACGACGCTTCGCGCATGCCGTATAGCTTCGGCCTGACGGTGTCGCTGCAAAAGCCTAAGGATGACGGTACGGACCAAGGGAATGCAGCTCCCGCTTCCTCAAGCAGCAGCGCAGGCGTGGCCGCACCGATCGTTCCCGCAGCGACTGCGCTCAAGCCGGTGATGACACCCTCGGCCACCGCCAAGGCACCCGCTCAAAGCGGTGCTGCGCCAGTCAAGGGAGGGGCCAAGTAA